A stretch of the Panicum virgatum strain AP13 chromosome 9N, P.virgatum_v5, whole genome shotgun sequence genome encodes the following:
- the LOC120687819 gene encoding protein HOTHEAD-like, translating into MAPRLASSVALVLAAILASLCLVALSEDEELENLRFVRRAQDAPLVSRYNYIVIGGGTSGCPLAATLSEHSRVLLLERGGLPYRNMSNQQHFTDALADTSPASPAQRFISEDGVVNARARVLGGGSCLNAGFYTRASNDYVRAAGWDARLVNSSYRWVERALVFRPDVPPWQAALRDALLEAGVTPDNGFTFDHVTGTKIGGTIFDSSGQRHTAADFLRHARPRGLTVLLYATVSRILFRQQEGAAYPVAYGVVFADPLGAQHRVYLQDGGKNEVILSAGTLGSPQLLMLSGVGPQAHLEAHGIQVLVDQPMVGQGVADNPMNSVFIPSPVPVALSLVQVVGITRSGSFIEGVSGSEFGIPVSDGARLLARSFGLFSPQTGQLGTLPPKQRTPEALQRAAEAMRRLDRRAFRGGFILEKILGPVSSGHIELRSTDPRANPAVTFNYFQEKEDLDRCVHGIETIERVIQSQAFANFTYANASVESIFTDSANFPVNLLPRHANDSRTPEQYCRDTVMTIWHYHGGCQVGAVVDDDYRVFGVQRLRVIDSSTFKYSPGTNPQATVMMLGRYMGVKIQAERWRK; encoded by the exons ATGGCGCCGCGGCTTGCGAGCTCGGTGGCGCTGGTTCTGGCCGCCATTCTTGCCTCCCTGTGCCTCGTCGCCCTCTCGGAGGATG AGGAGCTCGAGAACCTGCGGTTCGTGCGGCGCGCGCAGGACGCGCCCCTGGTGTCGCGGTACAACTACATCGTCATCGGCGGCGGCACGTCGGGGTGCCCGCTGGCGGCGACGCTGTCGGAGCACTCGcgcgtgctgctgctggagcGCGGCGGCCTCCCCTACCGCAACATGTCCAACCAGCAGCACTTCACGGACGCGCTGGCGGACACGTCCCCGGCGTCGCCGGCGCAGCGGTTCATCTCCGAGGACGGCGTGGTGAacgcgcgggcgcgggtgctGGGCGGGGGCAGCTGCCTCAACGCGGGCTTCTACACGCGCGCCAGCAACGACTACGTGCGCGCCGCCGGGTGGGACGCGCGCCTGGTGAACTCGTCCTACCGCTGGGTGGAGCGCGCGCTGGTGTTCCGGCCCGACGTGCCGCCGTGGCAGGCCGCGCTCCGCGACGCGCTGCTGGAGGCCGGCGTCACGCCCGACAACGGCTTCACCTTCGACCACGTCACGGGGACCAAGATCGGGGGCACCATCTTCGACAGCAGCGGGCAGCGGCACACCGCCGCCGACTTCCTCCGCCACGCGCGCCCCCGGGGGCTCACCGTGCTCCTCTACGCCACCGTCTCCAGGATCCTCTTCAGGCAGCAGG AGGGGGCGGCGTACCCGGTGGCGTACGGCGTGGTGTTCGCGGACCCGCTGGGGGCGCAGCACCGGGTGTACCTCCAGGACGGCGGCAAGAACGAGGTGATCCTGTCGGCGGGGACGCTGGGGAGCCCGCAGCTGCTGATGCTGAGCGGCGTGGGCCCGCAGGCGCACCTGGAGGCGCACGGCATCCAGGTGCTGGTGGACCAGCCCATGGTCGGGCAGGGCGTGGCCGACAACCCGATGAACTCGGTGTTCATCCCGTCGCCCGTGCCCGTCGCGCTCTCGCTCGTGCAGGTCGTCGGGATCACCCGCTCCGGCAGCTTCATCGAGGGCGTCAGCGGCTCCGAGTTCGGCATCCCCGTCTCCGACGGCGCCCGCCTCCTGGCTCGCAGCTTCGGCCTCTTCTCTCCTCAG ACCGGGCAGCTCGGCACGCTGCCGCCCAAGCAGAGGACGCCGGAGGCGCTgcagcgcgcggcggaggcgatgCGGCGGCTGGACAGGCGGGCGTTCCGGGGCGGCTTCATCCTGGAGAAGATCCTGGGGCCCGTGTCCTCGGGCCACATCGAGCTGCGCTCCACCGACCCGCGCGCCAACCCGGCGGTCACCTTCAACTACTTCCAGGAGAAGGAGGACCTGGACCGGTGCGTGCACGGCATCGAGACCATCGAGCGGGTCATCCAGTCCCAGGCCTTCGCCAACTTCACCTACGCCAACGCCTCCGTCGAGTCCATCTTCACCGACTCCGCCAACTTCCCCGTCAACCTGCTGCCGCGGCACGCCAACGACTCCAGGACGCCGGAGCAGTACTGCAGGGACACCGTCATGACCATCTGGCACTACCACGGCGGATGCCAGGTCGGCGCCGTCGTCGACGACGACTACCGGGTGTTCGGCGTGCAGCGGCTCAGGGTCATCGACAGCTCCACCTTCAAGTACTCCCCCGGCACCAACCCTCAGGCCACCGTCATGATGCTCGGAAGGTATATGGGTGTGAAAATCCAGGCAGAGAGGTGGAGGAAATGA
- the LOC120689151 gene encoding uncharacterized protein LOC120689151 has product MHGSFVPRRGRHAGPAPILRCLRSRSRDASRRGRRAEREAAGRAPPARSPWLARAPSAGGVWRDAPDAASWCCVVVLVLVVGSLAGGAGEEEDQWRGGEPPVVVVRGPRLAARWPCEELYVVAEGETLHGISARCGDPYILERNPHVHDTDDVFPGLVLRIAPFAGGHR; this is encoded by the exons ATGCATGGGAGCTTCGTCCCACGGCGCGGCCGCCACGCCGGCCCAGCCCCCATCCTCCGCTGCCTTCGTTCACGGTCGCGCGACGCGTCGCGCCGCGGGAGGCGCGCCGAGCGAGAGGCGGCTGGGCGCGCGCCACCTGCCCGTTCGCCGTGGCTGGCGCGCGCGCCGTCGGCGGGTGGCGTCTGGC GGGACGCTCCAGACGCGGCGTCGTGGTGCTGCGTGGTGGTGCTCGTGCTGGTGGTGGggtcgctcgccggcggcgcgggggaagAAGAGGATCAGTGGCGTGGGGGCGAGccgccggtggtggtggtgcgcgggccgcggctggcggcgcggtggccgtGCGAGGAGCTCTACGTGGTGGCGGAGGGGGAGACGCTGCACGGCATCAGCGCCCGGTGCGGCGACCCCTACATCCTGGAGCGGAACCCGCACGTCCACGACACCGAcgacgtcttccccggcctcgTCCTCAGGATCGCGCCGTTCGCCGGCGGCCACAGGTGA